One part of the Rhodococcus oxybenzonivorans genome encodes these proteins:
- a CDS encoding hemolysin family protein, whose amino-acid sequence MSNPWIVVAVTVGLIGASAFFVAVEFALIAARRHRLEDAAPNSRAARAALRSASELSVLLAGSQLGITVCTLALGAITKPAVHHWLTPAFADWGVPLWLADVAGFVLALIIVTFLHLVVGEMAPKSWAIAHPEKSATLLAIPMRGFMWATRPALNALNRMANRCLLRVGVTPVDQVGSGQDSGALRHLVAHSATAGTLDERYHGQLTSALELETLTVGDMVRPNPAPSGVLPEATPDEIRVAGQRSGHLRLLVRGDAGVEGVVHVRDSLQAPPTYTARALMRSVLTLPAGTPVYEALRTMRESRSHLALILDDGGGEVTGLITLTDVLQRLLPAAGAAA is encoded by the coding sequence ATGAGTAACCCGTGGATCGTCGTGGCAGTCACCGTGGGGCTGATCGGAGCGAGCGCCTTCTTCGTCGCGGTCGAGTTCGCGCTGATCGCGGCCCGCCGGCACCGGCTCGAGGACGCCGCCCCGAACAGCCGGGCGGCCCGGGCTGCCCTGCGCAGCGCTTCGGAGTTGTCGGTGCTGCTGGCCGGCTCCCAGCTCGGTATCACCGTGTGCACCCTGGCGCTCGGGGCGATCACCAAACCCGCCGTGCACCACTGGCTGACCCCGGCCTTCGCAGACTGGGGTGTACCGCTGTGGCTCGCCGATGTCGCCGGTTTCGTTCTCGCCCTGATCATCGTCACCTTCCTGCACCTGGTCGTCGGGGAGATGGCACCGAAGTCGTGGGCGATTGCGCACCCGGAGAAGTCGGCGACCCTGCTGGCGATCCCGATGCGCGGCTTCATGTGGGCCACCCGCCCCGCGCTGAATGCGCTGAACCGGATGGCGAACCGGTGCCTGCTCCGGGTCGGGGTCACCCCGGTCGACCAGGTCGGCTCCGGTCAGGACTCGGGTGCGCTGCGGCACCTGGTCGCACATTCGGCGACCGCGGGCACCCTCGACGAGCGCTACCACGGCCAATTGACCAGCGCCCTGGAACTCGAAACCCTCACCGTCGGGGACATGGTCCGGCCGAACCCGGCCCCGTCCGGTGTCCTTCCAGAGGCGACACCGGACGAGATCCGCGTGGCCGGCCAACGCAGCGGTCACCTACGGCTGCTGGTCCGCGGCGACGCCGGGGTCGAAGGCGTCGTCCATGTACGGGACAGCCTGCAAGCGCCGCCGACGTACACCGCCCGGGCGTTGATGCGCTCGGTCCTCACTCTGCCCGCCGGCACCCCGGTATACGAGGCGCTGCGCACCATGCGCGAGTCCCGCAGCCACCTCGCCCTGATCCTCGACGACGGCGGCGGCGAGGTGACCGGGCTGATCACCCTCACCGACGTGCTGCAACGGCTGTTACCGGCCGCCGGAGCCGCCGCCTGA
- a CDS encoding universal stress protein, which translates to MGHGVAMHMVIWRSVRGEPSMNQFPGQMPGAFRALFAMSGSDMPTTAGYIKIEILSFMGTLLLLIYAVGTGAGAVLAESVPRWAERYPGVIVRKIAESCGARKVLLRSCEDAHLLIGGSHGHAALGRAVLGSTTHGMLHRGRCPSMNRRIHRETGKVPDRATKFGDRGHR; encoded by the coding sequence GTGGGTCATGGGGTCGCGATGCACATGGTGATCTGGCGCAGTGTCCGCGGCGAGCCGTCGATGAACCAGTTCCCCGGCCAGATGCCTGGGGCGTTTCGTGCGCTGTTCGCGATGTCTGGGTCGGACATGCCGACCACAGCCGGGTATATCAAGATCGAAATTCTGTCGTTCATGGGTACGTTACTGCTTCTGATCTACGCCGTCGGAACAGGTGCCGGGGCAGTTCTGGCAGAAAGCGTTCCCAGGTGGGCGGAACGATATCCCGGCGTGATCGTGCGAAAGATTGCGGAGTCCTGTGGAGCACGAAAGGTGTTGCTCCGCTCGTGTGAGGACGCGCATCTGCTGATCGGCGGAAGCCACGGGCACGCCGCGCTCGGCCGTGCGGTCCTCGGGTCGACGACCCACGGCATGCTGCACCGTGGTCGATGTCCATCCATGAACAGAAGAATTCACCGGGAGACCGGCAAGGTTCCAGATCGCGCCACGAAGTTCGGCGACCGTGGACATCGCTGA
- a CDS encoding MgtC/SapB family protein: MDIAEFHAYGYAAALLIGLGLGIEREHAARTSPEGADPGSVELPGARTFPLIALAGAIAAHLGAAVVTAAFVGIAALVVGWYWVRTHIPPRPDTGTTTAFAALVAFLLGALAWHHPSLAVALGVIVLVLLSVKYPMHEFAEHVIDERDITDFCVLLAIAFLVLPLLPDRDVGPYGALNPATIGRLVLMLSLIGWVGYVATRVLGPRWGLLIVGFGGGFVSGAATTAVMARTARREEDSSDALPAALIVNLSTILLVVGITWVVNAEVSAQLALILGGTAALVVAETAVLVLRGAHDRSSGSRVKGAAPAPGLLDRPISVSATLSLAGILLVLLILTKGAADIFGGGGVIAASAVGGLADAHSSSFAAASAADAEITVDTATVAAVVAVGTNLLTKLVLAAVAGSVRFAVTLAAWLAPPVAVTAATVWVVLIQ; the protein is encoded by the coding sequence GTGGACATCGCTGAGTTCCACGCCTACGGTTACGCCGCCGCCCTGCTGATCGGCCTCGGGCTGGGAATCGAGCGTGAACACGCGGCCCGCACCTCACCCGAGGGTGCGGACCCGGGCTCCGTCGAGTTGCCCGGTGCACGGACCTTCCCGCTCATCGCCCTCGCCGGCGCCATCGCAGCGCATCTCGGCGCCGCCGTAGTCACCGCGGCTTTTGTGGGGATCGCGGCCCTCGTCGTGGGATGGTACTGGGTACGCACCCATATCCCGCCGCGACCGGACACCGGGACTACCACCGCGTTCGCCGCCCTGGTCGCCTTCCTGCTCGGTGCCCTCGCCTGGCACCATCCTTCACTTGCCGTTGCGCTCGGCGTGATTGTGCTCGTCCTCCTCTCCGTCAAGTACCCCATGCACGAATTCGCAGAGCACGTGATCGACGAGCGCGACATCACGGACTTCTGCGTCCTCCTCGCGATCGCCTTCCTCGTCCTTCCCCTACTCCCAGACCGCGACGTCGGACCGTACGGTGCATTGAACCCCGCCACGATCGGCCGCCTGGTGCTCATGCTGAGCCTGATCGGCTGGGTGGGCTACGTAGCCACCCGGGTTCTCGGCCCACGATGGGGACTGCTGATCGTCGGCTTCGGCGGCGGTTTCGTCTCCGGCGCTGCGACCACCGCCGTCATGGCGCGGACAGCCCGCCGAGAAGAGGATTCGTCGGACGCACTCCCGGCGGCACTGATCGTGAATCTGTCCACCATCCTGCTCGTCGTCGGTATCACCTGGGTCGTCAATGCCGAGGTCTCGGCGCAGCTGGCACTGATACTCGGTGGAACTGCCGCACTCGTCGTCGCGGAGACCGCCGTTCTCGTGCTCCGAGGAGCGCACGACAGATCGTCGGGCAGCCGCGTCAAGGGGGCCGCGCCGGCCCCGGGTTTGCTCGACCGTCCGATCTCGGTGTCGGCAACACTTTCACTGGCAGGAATCCTGCTCGTCCTCCTTATTCTGACGAAAGGCGCCGCGGACATATTCGGCGGTGGCGGGGTCATCGCTGCGTCTGCTGTCGGCGGATTGGCCGACGCGCACTCCTCCTCGTTCGCCGCAGCGTCCGCGGCAGATGCCGAGATCACCGTCGACACTGCGACCGTGGCCGCAGTAGTCGCCGTCGGAACGAACCTGCTCACCAAACTGGTCCTCGCCGCCGTTGCCGGTTCGGTCCGGTTCGCTGTGACGCTGGCGGCGTGGCTGGCCCCGCCGGTCGCGGTGACAGCCGCGACCGTGTGGGTCGTGCTTATACAGTGA
- a CDS encoding Acg family FMN-binding oxidoreductase: MNFEIPGLDVVRHAVDLACRAPSVHNSQPWHWTLTDDRLELHTDPQRLLKTADPTGRQMVISCGAALHHLQVALTAVRWTAVINRLPEGPHSPHLATIRFRHDARPQSHDFDLAAAMRHRYSDRRAFDPLTTWGPGTLSETVRGHGARLTVLPADARRTLAEATELTAAARRYDAMYHTELHWWAGHSIPAGGIPPTALATAEERARVGIGRNFPSGTDTHGADSTQIDQSTVVVLSTGTDTRMDWLRCGEALSAVLLDATVNKIATCPLTHVTEVPRSRAMIGELLPEPAFAQALVRLGTVGNLTPRQTPRREVNTVLSVNRSRRETSH, translated from the coding sequence ATGAATTTCGAGATCCCGGGCCTCGATGTGGTGCGGCACGCGGTCGACTTGGCCTGCCGAGCGCCGTCGGTCCACAACAGCCAGCCATGGCACTGGACGCTGACCGACGATCGCCTCGAACTTCATACCGATCCCCAAAGACTCCTGAAGACGGCGGACCCCACCGGCCGCCAAATGGTGATCAGCTGCGGAGCGGCCCTTCATCACCTGCAGGTCGCGCTCACCGCAGTGCGATGGACCGCCGTGATCAATCGGCTCCCCGAAGGCCCTCACTCACCCCATCTCGCGACGATTCGCTTCCGGCACGATGCTCGCCCTCAATCGCACGACTTCGACCTCGCGGCCGCGATGCGGCATCGCTACTCGGATCGACGGGCGTTCGACCCCCTGACGACGTGGGGTCCGGGCACCCTGTCCGAAACCGTTCGCGGACACGGCGCGCGCTTGACCGTGCTCCCCGCCGACGCGCGTCGCACGCTGGCAGAAGCGACGGAGCTTACCGCGGCTGCACGGCGCTACGACGCGATGTATCATACTGAATTACATTGGTGGGCGGGTCATTCCATTCCGGCGGGAGGAATCCCACCGACTGCGCTGGCCACCGCAGAGGAGCGAGCACGCGTCGGCATCGGCCGCAACTTCCCCTCCGGCACCGACACACACGGAGCCGATTCGACGCAGATCGATCAGTCGACCGTGGTGGTGCTGAGCACCGGAACGGACACTCGGATGGACTGGTTGCGATGCGGTGAAGCCCTCTCCGCCGTACTGCTCGACGCAACGGTGAACAAAATTGCCACCTGCCCACTCACCCATGTGACCGAGGTCCCGCGGAGTCGGGCGATGATCGGGGAACTTCTCCCCGAGCCCGCTTTTGCCCAGGCATTGGTTCGCTTGGGCACGGTCGGGAATCTCACTCCGCGGCAGACTCCCCGGCGTGAGGTGAATACCGTGCTGTCGGTGAACAGGTCTCGGCGAGAAACCAGTCACTGA
- a CDS encoding Acg family FMN-binding oxidoreductase encodes MTSAVPDRASLESAVALACRAPSLHNSQPWRWVVDRYGLSLFSDPDRLLPATDDFGRQMVISCGAALNHLEYAFAAQGWGIDIDRMPARADRELLATVGMFHQREIVPDDARLAEAIPTRSTDRLPFAAPPSWDETTPHLQAVSERSGVRLVVLGERSRAALEEASLRLSGLRGGNPVYQAELRWWAGHPDPFPQGVPEAALPSATQRRSVSLARDFPSGTAASADPAALQDQAAILLLTTDADSRLDWLRCGEALSAVLLTCASRGLATCPVTHLTEMPATRTLVRDLSSDPGLPQVLIRVGVATHEQTLPTTSRRPLSEVLFKVRPTPPE; translated from the coding sequence ATGACCTCCGCAGTACCCGACCGAGCCTCTCTCGAATCCGCAGTGGCCCTTGCGTGCAGGGCACCGTCGCTCCACAACAGCCAGCCCTGGCGTTGGGTCGTCGACCGGTACGGGCTTTCACTGTTCAGCGATCCTGATCGCCTGCTTCCCGCGACGGACGACTTCGGTCGTCAAATGGTGATTTCCTGCGGCGCTGCGCTCAACCATCTCGAATATGCCTTCGCTGCACAGGGCTGGGGCATCGACATCGATCGGATGCCGGCCCGAGCCGACCGCGAGCTCCTTGCGACGGTAGGAATGTTCCACCAGCGTGAGATCGTGCCGGACGACGCCCGTCTGGCGGAAGCAATCCCGACGAGAAGTACCGACAGGTTGCCGTTCGCTGCACCACCATCGTGGGACGAGACAACCCCGCATCTGCAAGCCGTGTCGGAAAGAAGCGGGGTTCGCCTCGTCGTTCTCGGCGAGCGCAGCCGAGCAGCGCTAGAGGAGGCCTCCCTGCGGCTCTCCGGTCTCCGTGGGGGCAATCCGGTGTATCAAGCAGAACTCCGATGGTGGGCCGGTCATCCGGATCCTTTCCCGCAGGGGGTTCCCGAAGCGGCGTTACCGTCAGCCACCCAACGCCGTTCCGTGTCGTTGGCTCGCGACTTCCCCTCGGGCACCGCCGCATCCGCGGATCCGGCCGCACTGCAGGATCAGGCCGCGATCCTGTTGCTCACCACCGACGCAGATTCCAGGCTCGACTGGCTGCGGTGTGGCGAGGCACTGTCCGCTGTGCTGCTCACCTGCGCATCCCGCGGGCTCGCCACGTGTCCGGTCACTCACCTCACCGAGATGCCGGCGACTCGTACCCTCGTCCGTGACCTCTCCTCGGACCCTGGGTTGCCCCAAGTACTCATTCGGGTGGGAGTGGCGACCCATGAGCAGACGCTTCCGACCACATCTCGTCGTCCGCTGTCCGAAGTTCTCTTCAAGGTCCGGCCGACACCACCTGAATAA
- a CDS encoding CBS domain-containing protein, whose translation MTTARDIMHTGATCIGEHDTLTTAAQRMRELDVGALPICGDDDRLRGIITDRDIVLKCVATENDPTTMIAGDLAQGSAYHVDAGASVEQVITVMEEHQIRRLPVLDEHRLVGMISEADIARHLPEHAVGSFVEAICAPKALPSH comes from the coding sequence ATGACCACAGCACGTGACATTATGCACACCGGTGCGACCTGCATCGGCGAACACGACACCCTCACCACCGCCGCGCAACGCATGCGGGAACTCGACGTCGGGGCGTTGCCGATCTGCGGCGACGACGACCGACTCCGCGGCATCATCACTGACCGTGATATCGTCCTCAAATGCGTTGCGACCGAGAATGATCCGACTACGATGATTGCGGGCGATCTCGCACAGGGCAGCGCTTACCATGTCGATGCCGGAGCGAGCGTTGAACAGGTCATCACCGTGATGGAAGAACACCAGATCCGCCGCCTGCCCGTCCTCGACGAGCACCGCTTGGTCGGCATGATCAGCGAAGCTGACATTGCCCGTCACCTGCCCGAACACGCCGTCGGATCGTTCGTCGAAGCCATCTGCGCACCGAAAGCACTCCCGAGCCACTGA